Proteins from a single region of Salipiger sp. H15:
- a CDS encoding ABC transporter transmembrane domain-containing protein: MAHGNPAAIVQDDREKSRKLGSLGALWPFMRPYRGLMLAAVLALIATATVSLTLPLAVRRVVDNFGVEDGALLDRYFMAALGIAALLALGTAARYALVTRLGERVVADIRKAVFDRVIGLSPAFYEKTMTGEVLSRITTDTTLILSVIGSSVSIALRNLLLFLGGLTLMLFTSAKLTGMVLLIVPVVIIPILTLGRRLRKLSRENQDWIAVSSGNAAEALSAVQTVQSYTHEKISRATFAEVTEKSFDAARRRVKTRALMTAIVIFLVFTGIVGVLWAGAVDVRAGQMSAGALVQFVIYSVMVAGAVAALSEIFGELQRAAGATERLVELLQAEDTVTDPEQPLPVPSTVRGEITFDKVDFTYPARPGVKALDGIDLHINPGETVALVGPSGAGKTTIVQLIQRFYDPDAGRVLLDGIPVDRMSRNGFRQHIALVPQDPVIFAASARDNIRFGRPGASDAEVEAAARAAAAHDFLSALPEGYDTYLGERGVMLSGGQKQRVAIARAILRDAPVLLLDEATSALDAESERAVQQAVDTLAEGRTTIIVAHRLATVKKADRIVVMDHGRIVAQGAHDALVAEGGLYARLARLQFTDGLAAE, encoded by the coding sequence ATGGCCCACGGAAACCCGGCTGCCATCGTGCAGGACGATCGCGAGAAATCCCGGAAACTCGGCTCACTCGGAGCCCTCTGGCCCTTCATGAGACCCTATCGCGGCCTCATGCTCGCGGCGGTGCTGGCGCTGATCGCCACGGCCACCGTCTCGCTGACCCTGCCGCTGGCGGTGCGCCGCGTGGTGGACAATTTCGGCGTCGAGGACGGCGCGCTGCTCGACCGCTACTTCATGGCGGCGCTCGGCATCGCCGCGCTGCTGGCGCTCGGCACCGCCGCCCGCTACGCGCTGGTGACCCGGCTCGGCGAGCGCGTGGTGGCCGACATCCGCAAGGCGGTGTTCGACCGGGTGATCGGGCTGTCCCCGGCCTTCTACGAGAAGACCATGACCGGCGAGGTGCTGAGCCGGATCACCACCGACACCACGCTGATCCTGTCGGTGATCGGCTCGTCGGTGTCGATCGCGCTGCGCAACCTGCTGCTGTTCCTCGGCGGGCTCACCCTGATGCTCTTCACCTCGGCCAAGCTGACCGGGATGGTGCTGCTGATCGTGCCCGTGGTGATCATCCCGATCCTCACGCTGGGCCGCCGCCTGCGCAAGCTGAGCCGCGAGAACCAGGACTGGATCGCGGTCTCGTCCGGCAATGCCGCCGAGGCGCTCTCGGCGGTGCAGACCGTGCAGAGTTACACCCACGAGAAGATCAGCCGCGCGACCTTTGCCGAGGTCACGGAAAAGAGCTTCGATGCCGCCCGCCGCCGGGTGAAGACCCGCGCGCTGATGACGGCGATCGTGATCTTCCTCGTCTTCACCGGCATCGTCGGCGTGCTCTGGGCGGGCGCGGTGGACGTGCGCGCCGGGCAGATGAGCGCCGGGGCGCTGGTGCAGTTCGTCATCTACTCGGTGATGGTGGCCGGCGCCGTGGCGGCGCTGTCGGAGATCTTCGGTGAGCTGCAGCGCGCCGCCGGGGCCACCGAGCGGCTGGTCGAACTGCTGCAGGCCGAGGACACGGTGACCGACCCCGAGCAGCCGCTGCCGGTGCCCTCGACCGTGCGCGGCGAGATCACCTTCGACAAGGTCGACTTCACCTATCCCGCCCGGCCCGGCGTCAAGGCGCTGGACGGGATCGACCTGCACATCAACCCCGGCGAGACCGTGGCGCTGGTCGGCCCCTCGGGCGCGGGCAAGACCACCATCGTGCAGCTCATCCAGCGCTTCTACGATCCCGACGCCGGCCGCGTGCTGCTCGACGGCATCCCGGTCGACCGGATGAGCCGCAACGGCTTCCGCCAGCACATCGCACTGGTGCCGCAGGACCCGGTGATCTTTGCCGCCTCGGCGCGCGACAACATCCGCTTCGGCCGCCCCGGGGCCTCTGATGCCGAGGTCGAGGCCGCCGCCCGGGCCGCCGCCGCGCATGACTTCCTGAGCGCGCTGCCCGAGGGTTATGACACCTACCTCGGCGAGCGCGGCGTGATGCTTTCGGGCGGGCAGAAGCAGCGCGTGGCCATCGCCCGCGCCATCCTGCGCGATGCGCCGGTGCTGCTGCTCGACGAGGCGACCTCGGCGCTCGACGCCGAGAGCGAACGCGCGGTTCAGCAGGCCGTCGACACGCTGGCGGAGGGGCGCACGACGATCATCGTCGCGCACCGGCTCGCCACGGTGAAGAAGGCCGACCGCATCGTCGTCATGGACCACGGGCGCATCGTCGCGCAGGGGGCGCATGACGCTCTGGTGGCCGAGGGCGGGCTCTACGCCCGGCTGGCGCGGCTGCAGTTCACCGACGGGCTTGCCGCCGAGTGA
- a CDS encoding ChrR family anti-sigma-E factor yields MTEIIHHIPEDMLRAYAAGTLPQPFAVVIAAHVSLCDACRAAVEAEAALGGALLSGLSPAAVSAGARDRLLATLDAAPPPPPPLRGSGIFPAPVMAALDGQPPRWKMLGGGIRQQILSADPEGSLRLLYIPRGRSVPEHGHGGLEMTLVLQGSFSDCEGRFGVGDVEVAGGEIDHQPVAGTEAPCICLAATDAPLRFRAMIPRLLQPLFRI; encoded by the coding sequence ATGACCGAGATCATCCATCATATCCCCGAGGACATGCTCCGCGCCTATGCCGCCGGAACGCTGCCGCAGCCCTTCGCCGTGGTGATCGCCGCGCATGTGTCGCTCTGCGACGCCTGCCGCGCCGCGGTCGAGGCCGAGGCCGCACTGGGCGGCGCGCTGCTTTCCGGTCTCTCGCCCGCCGCCGTCTCCGCCGGTGCACGCGACCGCCTCCTTGCCACGCTCGACGCCGCCCCGCCGCCGCCGCCGCCGCTGCGCGGGTCGGGGATCTTTCCCGCCCCGGTGATGGCGGCGCTGGACGGCCAGCCGCCGCGCTGGAAGATGCTGGGCGGCGGCATCCGCCAGCAGATCCTCAGCGCCGACCCCGAGGGCTCGCTGCGCCTGCTCTACATCCCGCGCGGGCGCTCGGTGCCCGAGCATGGTCACGGCGGGCTCGAGATGACCCTCGTGCTTCAGGGCAGCTTTTCCGATTGCGAGGGGCGCTTCGGCGTCGGCGATGTCGAGGTGGCCGGGGGCGAGATCGACCACCAGCCGGTCGCCGGGACCGAGGCCCCCTGCATCTGCCTTGCCGCCACCGATGCGCCGCTGCGGTTCCGGGCGATGATCCCGCGCCTGCTGCAGCCACTGTTCCGCATCTGA
- a CDS encoding metalloregulator ArsR/SmtB family transcription factor — translation MAENARNAAGFLKTLAHEGRLMILCHLGSGERSVGELEGLLGMRQAAVSQMLARLREEGLVNTRRDGKTIFYSLATEDTARVIGLLYEIFCAKDPC, via the coding sequence ATGGCCGAGAACGCCCGCAACGCCGCGGGCTTTCTCAAGACACTTGCCCACGAGGGCCGACTGATGATCCTGTGCCATCTCGGCTCGGGCGAACGCTCCGTGGGCGAGCTCGAGGGGCTGCTCGGGATGCGCCAGGCGGCGGTGAGCCAGATGCTTGCCCGCCTGCGCGAGGAGGGCCTGGTGAACACCCGCCGCGACGGCAAGACCATCTTCTACAGCCTTGCCACCGAGGACACGGCGCGGGTGATCGGCCTGCTCTACGAGATCTTCTGCGCCAAGGACCCCTGCTGA
- the pcaD gene encoding 3-oxoadipate enol-lactonase, producing the protein MQMADLGDVRLHYRIDGPEEGAPLVLANALGTDFRLWDKLMPHLPANLRVLRYDMRGHGLSDCPEPPFSMGALVRDAERLMDRTGFRDAIFVGLSLGGMVAQGLCAKRHDLVRAAVLSNTAAKIGTRQIWDKRIAEVEAGGVEAIADAVLERWFTPRFRTTNEFRGWRNMLIRTPKSGYMGCAAAIAGTDFMTPTSGLRLPLLGIAASEDGSTPADLVRETTDLVPGSQFALIRSAGHLPFIEKPGEYARVLVDFLNSQGHI; encoded by the coding sequence ATGCAGATGGCCGATCTCGGCGACGTCCGACTTCACTACCGCATCGACGGCCCCGAAGAGGGTGCGCCGCTGGTGCTCGCCAATGCGCTCGGCACCGATTTCCGGCTCTGGGACAAGCTGATGCCGCACCTGCCCGCGAACCTGCGCGTGCTGCGCTACGACATGCGCGGCCACGGCCTTTCGGACTGTCCGGAGCCGCCCTTTTCCATGGGCGCGCTGGTGCGCGACGCCGAGCGGCTGATGGACAGGACCGGCTTTCGCGACGCCATTTTCGTCGGCCTCTCGCTCGGCGGCATGGTGGCGCAGGGGCTCTGCGCCAAGCGCCACGACCTCGTGCGCGCCGCCGTGCTGTCGAACACCGCCGCCAAGATCGGCACCCGGCAAATCTGGGACAAGCGCATCGCCGAGGTCGAAGCGGGCGGCGTCGAGGCCATCGCCGACGCGGTGCTCGAACGCTGGTTCACCCCGCGCTTCCGCACCACCAACGAGTTCCGCGGCTGGCGTAACATGCTGATCCGCACACCGAAATCCGGCTACATGGGCTGCGCCGCGGCGATTGCCGGCACCGATTTCATGACCCCCACCTCGGGCCTGCGCCTGCCGCTCCTCGGCATCGCCGCCTCCGAGGATGGCTCGACCCCCGCCGACCTCGTGCGCGAGACCACCGACCTCGTGCCCGGCTCGCAATTCGCGCTGATCCGCAGCGCGGGACATCTTCCCTTTATCGAGAAACCCGGAGAATACGCCCGCGTCCTCGTCGATTTCCTGAACTCCCAGGGGCATATCTGA
- a CDS encoding DUF2177 family protein, with translation MQTLLLYGVTAAVFLGLDMLGLRFLIRPVFERHVGHLLAEPLRLGPAAGFYAAYVVGVLVFVSLPALREGSAVQALLMGALLGLMCYGTYEMTNLATLADWSWEQVIADCLWGAALTGVSAWAGVAAVTALWPKGA, from the coding sequence ATGCAGACCCTCCTCCTTTACGGCGTCACCGCCGCAGTGTTCCTCGGCCTCGACATGCTCGGCCTGCGCTTCCTCATCCGCCCGGTCTTCGAGCGGCACGTGGGGCACCTGCTGGCCGAGCCGCTGCGGCTCGGGCCGGCGGCGGGCTTCTACGCCGCCTATGTCGTGGGGGTGCTGGTCTTCGTCTCGCTGCCGGCGCTGCGCGAAGGATCGGCGGTGCAGGCACTTCTGATGGGCGCGCTGCTGGGGCTGATGTGCTACGGCACCTACGAGATGACCAACCTCGCGACGCTCGCCGACTGGAGCTGGGAGCAGGTGATCGCCGACTGCCTCTGGGGCGCGGCGCTGACCGGGGTCTCGGCCTGGGCCGGGGTGGCGGCGGTGACGGCGCTCTGGCCGAAGGGCGCGTGA
- a CDS encoding acyl-CoA synthetase, translating into MQFVTQADRDAIESEKPWVERALPESLHACLSQTAQRFPDHAAMSFQLLSGPKDPAETLSWSQLLARTNQAANLFRTLGVNEGDVVAMVLPNCTEALVTFLGGAVAGTVAPINPLLEPEQIAALLRETGARVVVTLKSFPKTDIAQKLAEACRHAPNVVTVLEVDLNRYLTPPKRWLVPLLRPKLPRTHHADIKCFNAEMTRQPTKLTFTPSTGDRTAAYFHTGGTTGMPKVAQHRVSGMLYNGWLGSRLLFRETDNVMCPLPLFHVFATEVVIMSALASGAHVILPTPAGYRGEGVFDNFWKLCERWKVTFMITVPTAVSALMQRKVDADISTMRYAFSGSAPMPVELFRRFEEVAGLSICEGYGLTEATCLVSVNPPDGVKKIGSVGFPLPYSDVKIVGQGAQGPHDCAIDEIGEICVSNPGVIPGGTYTDAARNQGLYYEGRYLRTGDLGRIDADGYLWITGRAKDVIIRGGHNIDPAEIEDALMTHPAVAVAAAIGQPDAHAGELPCAYVELVSGATVTEDELLKHAQVHIHERAAWPKYLEILPELPKTGIGKVFKPDLRKLAIARVYDAALEAQGLHARVASVIDDRKRGLVARIERGGDDEAAVATCLGAYTRPWDWNG; encoded by the coding sequence ATGCAATTCGTGACGCAGGCCGATCGTGACGCGATCGAGTCCGAGAAACCATGGGTCGAGCGGGCATTGCCCGAGAGCCTGCACGCCTGCCTGTCGCAGACGGCCCAACGCTTCCCCGACCATGCCGCGATGAGTTTCCAGCTGCTGTCGGGCCCGAAGGACCCGGCCGAGACGCTGAGCTGGTCGCAGCTGCTGGCGCGCACCAACCAGGCCGCGAACCTCTTCCGCACCCTCGGCGTGAACGAGGGCGACGTGGTCGCCATGGTGCTGCCCAACTGCACCGAGGCGCTGGTGACCTTCCTTGGCGGTGCCGTCGCGGGCACGGTCGCGCCGATCAACCCGCTGCTCGAGCCCGAGCAGATCGCCGCGCTGCTGCGCGAGACCGGTGCGCGGGTGGTGGTCACGCTGAAGTCCTTCCCCAAGACCGACATCGCGCAGAAGCTGGCCGAGGCCTGCCGTCATGCGCCGAACGTGGTGACGGTGCTCGAGGTCGATCTCAACCGCTACCTGACGCCGCCGAAGCGTTGGCTGGTGCCGCTGCTGCGCCCCAAGCTGCCGCGCACCCATCATGCCGACATCAAGTGCTTCAATGCCGAGATGACGCGCCAGCCGACGAAGCTGACCTTCACCCCCTCGACCGGGGACCGGACGGCGGCCTATTTCCACACCGGTGGCACCACCGGGATGCCCAAGGTGGCGCAGCACCGGGTGTCGGGGATGCTCTACAACGGCTGGCTCGGCTCGCGCCTGCTGTTCCGCGAGACCGACAACGTCATGTGCCCGCTGCCGCTCTTCCACGTCTTCGCCACCGAGGTGGTGATCATGTCGGCGCTCGCCTCGGGGGCGCACGTGATCCTGCCGACCCCGGCGGGCTATCGCGGCGAGGGGGTGTTCGACAATTTCTGGAAGCTCTGCGAGCGCTGGAAGGTCACCTTCATGATCACCGTGCCCACCGCCGTCTCGGCGCTGATGCAGCGCAAGGTGGACGCCGACATCTCGACCATGCGCTACGCCTTCTCGGGCTCGGCGCCGATGCCGGTCGAGCTGTTCCGGCGCTTCGAGGAGGTCGCGGGCCTGTCGATCTGCGAGGGCTACGGGCTGACCGAGGCGACCTGCCTCGTCTCGGTGAACCCGCCCGACGGGGTGAAGAAGATCGGCTCGGTCGGCTTCCCGCTGCCCTACAGCGACGTGAAGATCGTCGGGCAGGGCGCGCAGGGGCCGCATGACTGTGCGATCGACGAGATCGGCGAGATCTGCGTGTCGAACCCCGGGGTGATCCCCGGCGGCACCTACACGGACGCGGCGCGCAACCAGGGCCTCTATTACGAGGGCCGGTACCTGCGGACCGGCGACCTGGGGCGGATCGACGCGGATGGGTATCTCTGGATCACCGGCCGCGCCAAGGACGTGATCATCCGCGGCGGGCACAACATCGACCCGGCCGAGATCGAGGACGCTCTGATGACCCATCCGGCGGTCGCCGTGGCCGCGGCGATCGGCCAGCCCGACGCCCATGCGGGCGAGTTGCCCTGCGCCTATGTCGAGCTTGTCTCTGGCGCGACCGTGACCGAGGACGAGCTTCTGAAGCACGCACAGGTGCACATCCACGAGCGCGCCGCCTGGCCGAAATACCTGGAAATTCTGCCCGAGCTGCCCAAGACCGGGATCGGCAAGGTGTTCAAGCCCGACCTGCGCAAGCTGGCCATCGCGCGGGTTTACGATGCCGCCCTCGAAGCGCAGGGGCTGCACGCGCGCGTGGCCTCGGTGATCGACGACCGCAAGCGCGGGTTGGTCGCGCGCATCGAGCGCGGCGGAGATGACGAGGCTGCCGTCGCCACGTGCCTCGGCGCCTATACGCGGCCGTGGGACTGGAACGGATAA
- a CDS encoding sigma-70 family RNA polymerase sigma factor produces the protein MSPDGRLTTTLAPVVQAVWSEEIRVTPAETTEQTRWLLAVRDRRDREAFGRLFDFFAPRLKAMLMRGGLRDGSAEDVVQDVMLTVWNKAAQFDPHRAEASAWIYRIARNRQIDLYRRRPLPEPELVQEPESAEPDAPQILAMEQEAAQLRAALERLSPEQVEALRHAYMDELPHSEISRITGLPLGTIKSRIRLGLDRLRRDLTGLRPQ, from the coding sequence ATGTCTCCTGATGGCCGCCTCACCACGACCCTCGCGCCCGTGGTGCAGGCCGTCTGGAGCGAGGAGATCCGCGTGACGCCTGCCGAGACGACCGAACAGACCCGCTGGCTGCTGGCCGTGCGCGACCGCCGGGACCGCGAGGCCTTCGGTCGGCTGTTCGACTTCTTCGCGCCTCGGCTCAAGGCGATGCTGATGCGCGGCGGGCTGCGCGACGGCAGCGCCGAGGACGTGGTGCAGGACGTCATGCTGACGGTCTGGAACAAGGCCGCGCAGTTCGACCCGCACCGGGCCGAGGCCTCGGCCTGGATCTACCGCATCGCCCGCAACCGCCAGATCGACCTCTACCGGCGTAGGCCGCTGCCCGAGCCCGAGCTTGTGCAGGAGCCGGAAAGCGCCGAGCCGGACGCGCCGCAGATCCTCGCCATGGAGCAGGAGGCGGCGCAGCTGCGCGCGGCGCTCGAGCGGCTCAGCCCCGAGCAGGTCGAGGCGCTGCGCCACGCCTACATGGACGAGCTGCCGCACAGCGAGATCAGCCGGATCACCGGCCTGCCGCTGGGCACGATCAAATCCCGCATCCGCCTCGGGCTCGACCGCCTGCGGCGCGACCTGACCGGCCTGAGACCGCAATGA
- a CDS encoding SDR family NAD(P)-dependent oxidoreductase gives MDFAGRRIWIIGASSGIGAALAQELAAQGARLVLSARDGAALTALASACGGAEVLPLDLALRETLAAAAEHVAEGGPLDALICTAALYDPARVVDLDPERTAALVQVNVTGTLLVAQLAPRLLREGGQLVLFGSVAGYFGLPKGQAYSASKAAIINLAESLRIELEPRVDVRLVCPGFVRTRLTDKNDFDMPAIIEPGEAARAVARGMGRRGFEIHFPRRFTYALKLLRLLPYPLALRLTARLGG, from the coding sequence ATGGATTTCGCGGGCAGACGCATCTGGATCATCGGCGCGAGTTCGGGCATCGGCGCCGCGCTGGCTCAGGAACTGGCTGCTCAGGGCGCGCGGCTGGTGCTCTCGGCCCGCGACGGAGCGGCGCTGACGGCACTGGCCAGCGCCTGCGGCGGCGCCGAGGTGCTGCCGCTCGACCTTGCCCTGCGCGAGACGCTGGCGGCGGCCGCCGAACACGTGGCGGAGGGCGGGCCTCTCGATGCGCTCATCTGCACCGCCGCGCTCTACGATCCGGCGCGGGTGGTGGATCTGGACCCCGAGCGGACCGCCGCGCTGGTGCAGGTCAACGTGACCGGCACGCTGCTGGTCGCGCAGCTCGCGCCCCGGCTGCTGCGCGAGGGCGGGCAGCTCGTGCTCTTCGGCTCGGTCGCGGGGTATTTCGGGCTGCCGAAGGGACAGGCCTATTCGGCGAGCAAGGCGGCGATCATCAACCTTGCCGAGTCGCTGCGCATCGAGCTGGAGCCGCGCGTCGACGTGCGGCTCGTGTGCCCGGGCTTCGTGCGGACACGCCTGACCGACAAGAACGATTTCGACATGCCCGCGATCATCGAGCCCGGCGAGGCGGCGCGGGCGGTGGCGCGGGGCATGGGCCGGCGCGGCTTCGAGATCCATTTCCCCCGGCGCTTCACCTACGCGCTGAAGCTCTTGCGCCTGCTTCCCTATCCCCTTGCCCTGCGCCTCACGGCGCGGCTTGGGGGCTGA
- a CDS encoding FAD-dependent oxidoreductase, with product MALDLSFGVPQRVAVIGGGISGLATAWLLSQRCRVTLYEAAPRLGGHARTVLAGRYGDQPVDTGFIVFNYANYPHLTALFRDLDVPVQRSDMSFGVSLDGGRLEYALRSGNALFGQRSNLARPGFYAMIRDIMRFNAGAEALAEARPNASIAELIDVMGLGPAFRERYLYPICGAIWSTPSARIGTFPAQALLRFLRNHALLSAGGQHQWWTVSGGSQSYVSRLAAALAARHVALRPGTPVQQVLRDDKHVTIQTEGEAPEVFDQVVFACHADVALSLLAAPSPAERRALGAVNFQDNHAVLHRDARLMPQRRRCWSSWVFRSEPGAPAETPVGVTYWMNRLQGIPDSDPLFVTLNPQRQIPDELVYDRTTFRHPVFDLAALEAQGRIAALQGQNRSWYAGAWLRNGFHEDGFASALRVARQMLPAAVAA from the coding sequence GTGGCCCTAGACCTGTCTTTCGGAGTTCCCCAGCGCGTCGCGGTGATCGGCGGCGGCATCTCGGGGCTCGCCACCGCGTGGCTCCTGTCGCAGCGCTGCCGCGTCACGCTCTACGAGGCCGCGCCCCGGCTCGGCGGCCATGCCCGCACGGTGCTGGCCGGGCGCTACGGCGACCAGCCGGTGGACACCGGATTCATCGTCTTCAACTACGCCAATTATCCGCACCTGACCGCGCTCTTCCGCGACCTCGACGTGCCGGTGCAGCGCAGCGACATGAGCTTCGGCGTGTCGCTCGACGGCGGGCGGCTGGAATACGCGCTGCGCTCGGGCAACGCGCTCTTCGGCCAGCGCAGCAACCTCGCGCGGCCCGGCTTTTACGCGATGATCCGCGACATCATGCGGTTCAACGCCGGGGCCGAGGCGCTGGCCGAGGCGCGGCCGAACGCCTCGATCGCCGAGCTGATCGACGTCATGGGGCTGGGGCCGGCGTTCCGCGAGCGCTACCTCTACCCGATCTGCGGCGCGATCTGGTCGACGCCCTCGGCGCGGATCGGCACCTTCCCGGCGCAGGCGCTGCTGCGCTTCCTGCGCAACCACGCGCTGCTCTCGGCCGGGGGCCAGCACCAGTGGTGGACGGTCTCGGGCGGCAGCCAGAGCTACGTGAGCCGCCTTGCCGCGGCGCTCGCGGCGCGCCACGTCGCCCTGCGCCCCGGCACCCCGGTGCAGCAGGTGCTGCGCGACGACAAGCACGTGACGATCCAGACGGAGGGCGAGGCGCCCGAGGTCTTCGACCAGGTGGTCTTCGCCTGCCATGCCGATGTCGCCCTGTCGCTGCTGGCCGCGCCGAGCCCGGCCGAGCGCCGCGCACTCGGCGCAGTCAATTTCCAGGACAACCACGCGGTGCTGCACCGCGACGCCCGGCTGATGCCGCAGCGCCGCCGCTGCTGGAGCTCGTGGGTGTTCCGCAGCGAGCCGGGAGCGCCCGCCGAGACGCCGGTCGGGGTGACCTACTGGATGAACCGCCTGCAGGGCATTCCCGACAGCGACCCGCTCTTCGTCACGCTCAACCCGCAGCGCCAGATCCCGGACGAACTGGTCTACGACCGGACCACCTTCCGCCACCCGGTGTTCGATCTTGCCGCGCTCGAGGCGCAGGGGCGCATCGCCGCGCTGCAGGGGCAGAACCGCAGCTGGTACGCCGGGGCCTGGCTGCGCAACGGCTTCCACGAGGACGGCTTTGCCAGCGCCCTGCGCGTCGCCCGCCAGATGCTGCCCGCCGCGGTCGCCGCATGA
- a CDS encoding alpha/beta fold hydrolase: MAKFLLIHGASHGAWCWRDVVPALEERGHEAIALDLPGHGADPTPRDTVTLRHYVDAILAALDEPAIVVAHSMSGVPATQAADLHPEKFSRLVYLCAFLPGDGDSVTSLSRDWPDQPLNEAIRRDEGGATFHFDPSLIREKFYHDCPSALVDRAARHLTPQPIATQKERVSLTGRVEQLPRSYILCSQDMAVPPDHQRAMASVLPSDEVYDMSSAHSPFLSDPDGLAALLDRIARS, from the coding sequence ATGGCGAAATTCCTGCTGATCCACGGCGCCTCGCATGGCGCATGGTGCTGGCGCGACGTGGTTCCGGCGCTGGAAGAGCGCGGCCACGAGGCCATCGCCCTCGACCTGCCCGGCCACGGCGCCGACCCCACCCCGCGCGACACCGTCACGCTGCGCCACTACGTCGACGCGATCCTCGCGGCACTCGACGAGCCCGCCATCGTGGTCGCCCATTCCATGTCGGGCGTGCCCGCGACGCAGGCCGCCGACCTGCACCCGGAGAAATTCTCCCGGCTCGTCTACCTCTGCGCCTTCCTGCCCGGCGACGGCGACAGCGTCACCAGCCTCAGCCGCGACTGGCCCGACCAGCCGCTGAACGAGGCGATCCGCCGCGACGAGGGCGGCGCGACCTTCCATTTCGATCCTTCCCTGATCCGGGAAAAATTCTACCACGACTGCCCCTCCGCGCTGGTCGACCGCGCCGCGCGCCACCTGACGCCGCAGCCGATCGCCACCCAGAAGGAGCGCGTCTCGCTCACCGGCCGGGTCGAGCAGCTGCCGCGCAGCTACATCCTCTGCTCGCAGGACATGGCGGTGCCGCCCGACCACCAGCGTGCCATGGCGTCGGTCTTGCCAAGCGACGAGGTCTACGACATGAGCAGCGCGCATTCCCCCTTCCTGTCGGATCCCGACGGGCTCGCCGCCCTGTTGGACCGCATCGCCCGGAGCTGA
- a CDS encoding DUF1365 domain-containing protein, with protein sequence MSASLADTLEGGEMLHLPARVTHARRGGLRHAFAYHVDYLLLDPGRVRPRAFFSRNRFNLFALHDKDHGGPRGQGRGADWAREVFAGAGLHEVTVALMTQPRILGYWFTPVSFWLALRGDALLAVIAEVNNTFGQRHSYLCHLPGFTPIAPGDDLTAAKVFHVSPFQDVRGTYHFRFAVSGDTAAIVIRQVDGSEGLLATLHGTFFPATPRHLLGAALKRPGGAMRVIVLIYWNALRLKLKGAGYRPLPPPPDHEVSR encoded by the coding sequence ATGAGCGCAAGCCTTGCCGATACGCTCGAGGGCGGCGAGATGCTGCACCTGCCCGCGCGCGTCACCCATGCGCGGCGCGGCGGCCTGCGCCATGCCTTCGCCTATCACGTGGACTACCTGCTGCTCGATCCCGGGCGGGTCCGGCCCCGCGCCTTCTTCTCGCGCAACCGGTTCAACCTCTTCGCACTGCACGACAAGGACCACGGCGGCCCGCGCGGGCAAGGCCGCGGCGCGGACTGGGCACGCGAGGTCTTCGCCGGTGCCGGGCTGCACGAGGTCACCGTGGCGCTGATGACCCAGCCGCGCATTCTCGGCTACTGGTTCACGCCGGTCTCGTTCTGGCTGGCGCTCCGCGGCGACGCGCTGCTGGCGGTGATCGCCGAGGTGAACAACACCTTCGGCCAGCGCCACAGCTACCTCTGCCACCTTCCCGGCTTCACCCCGATCGCGCCCGGGGATGACCTGACCGCTGCCAAGGTCTTCCACGTCTCGCCCTTCCAGGACGTGCGCGGCACGTATCACTTCCGCTTCGCGGTCAGCGGCGACACCGCGGCGATCGTGATCCGGCAGGTGGACGGCAGCGAGGGCCTGCTGGCCACCCTGCACGGGACCTTCTTCCCCGCCACGCCCCGCCACCTGCTCGGCGCGGCGCTCAAACGCCCCGGTGGCGCGATGCGCGTGATTGTGCTCATCTACTGGAATGCGCTCCGTCTGAAACTCAAGGGGGCCGGCTACCGTCCGCTTCCCCCTCCGCCCGATCACGAGGTGAGCCGATGA